DNA from Colletotrichum higginsianum IMI 349063 chromosome 7 map unlocalized unitig_7, whole genome shotgun sequence:
ACCACCTGAAGGACAACCTTGCATGGACCACGACCGCGCTGAGGGTGAAGGTGAGTTTCTCTTTCATACTACCATAACGTTGACTATCAGACTGACTCTACGGAAGGCGTCGGTGCCCAGGAGTACACGGGACTTAAGATGAAGGTCCTCGAATGGGCGCCCAAGGCTGGTGAGGCTCTCAAGTCCAAGCTGCCCGCGGACGCCaacgtcttcctcatcccgGCCACCCTGCGCCCTGAGACCATGTACGGCCAGAACGCCGTTTTCGTGTCCCCCAAGATCACGTACGGTGTCTTCAAGGCTTCGGAGAAGGACTACTACATCATGACCCAGCGGTGAGAAGCACATTCCGCACCCTATCTGTCTGCGACGGACACTAACAACAACTAGTGCCGCTCGCAACATGGCCTACCAGGGTCTTTTCGTccaggacggcgtcgtcgaccagaCCGCCGACATTGACGGTTCTGCTCTTATCGGCACCCGTGTCAATGCTCCCTTCTCTATCCACAAGGACGGTGTCCGCGTTCTGCCCATGGAGTCGATTCTGCCCACGGTGAGTGAAACTCATTTTTTAGCCACCGCTTGGCACGTCTAATATCCTCTAGAAAGGAACGGGTGTCGTCACCTCTGTCCCTTCGGACAGTCCTGCCGACTGGGTCATGACCATGGATCTCCGCAAGAAGGCTGCCTACTACGGCATCGAACAGGAGTGGGCGGAGCTCGAGGTTGtctccatcatcaacacccCGTCCGGTGACATGATTGCCAAGACTCTGTGCGAGCAGCTGAAGATTGCCTCGCCCAAGGACACCGTGCAGCTCgaaaaggccaaggagaCGGCCTACAGCGAAGGCTTTTACAAGGGAACCATGAACATTGGCGAGTTCAAGGGCGAGCCGGTCGAGACAGCCAAGCCCAAGGTCCGCCAGGCTCTGATCGACCAAGGTCTTGCCTTTGTCTACTCGGAGCCCGAGCGCAAGGTTGTCAGTCGATCCGGCGACGACTGCATCGTCGCGCTGATGGACCAGTGGTACCTCGACTACGGAGAAGAGTCCTGGAAGAAGACGGCTCTCGACTGGGTCGAAAACGCGGACGGCAAGGGCCTCAACACCTTCAGCCACGAGACCAAGAACGCCTTCCAGGGTGTTCTCAACTGGCTCAACCAGTGGGCGTGCGCGAGATCGTACGGTCTCGGATCCAAGCTGCCTTGGGACCCTCAGTTCCTCGTCGAGTCGCTGAGCGACAGTACCATTTACATGGCGTACTACACCATCGCCCCCTACCTCCACAAGGACATCTTTGGTCGGGAGAAGGGCACCGGCGACATCGGCCCCGAGCAGATGATTGACGAGGTGTGGGACTACGTCTTCTGCCGTCGTGAGCTCGACGACAAGATCGTGTCCGAGTCCAAGATCTCCAAGGAGACCCTGGAGAGCATGCGTCGCTCGTTCGAATACTTCTACCCCCTGGACCTTCGCAGCTCCGGCAAGGATCTCATCGGCAACCACTTGACCTTCTTCCTCTACATCCATCTCGCCATCTTCAAACCCGAGTATTGGCCTCGAGGCATCCGCACCAACGGCCATCTCATGCTCAACGGCGAGAAGATGAGCAAGTCGACCGGTAACTTCATGACCCTGCAGGACGTCGCCCGCAAATTCGGTGCCGATGCCGCCCGTATTGGTCTCGCCGACGCTGGCGACACGAACGGCGACAGCAACTTTGAGGAGGACGTCGCCAACCAAGCCATCCTGCGTCTGCACACTCTTAGAGGTACGTTTTACACAACACACCGAATGGGGAAGCATGGACTAATAGTAGCAGAATGGTGTGAGGATGCTGTCAAGAACAAGAGCGAGCTTCGCATGGGCGAGTGGAACTTCTTTGACAAGGTCTTCAACAACGAAATGAACGTCattgccaaggaggccatCCAGCAATACAGTAAGCATGTCGCAGTCCCGATGCTTCAGTGAACACGCTAACGATCTTTAGCCGACACGTCTTACAAGCTGGCTCTCAAGGCCGCTTTCTACGAGTAAGTCTTTTCTGGGGGTTTGGGGGTTTTTGGTACCCATGGTTACGGTTGACCGAACATGACTAACACACGGCGCGCGTCAGCTTCAACAACGCCCTCTCTTTCTACCGCGAGAGCAGCGCGACGGCCAAGATGCACCACGACCTGGTGCTCCGGTACATCGAGCTCCAGAGTctcctcatcgccgtcatcgcgCCTCACTGGGCCGAGTCGGTGTGGGTGGAGATCCTCGGCAAGCCGACGTCGATCCAGCAGGCGACGTTCCCTGAGATCCCCGAGACGGACGCGGCGCTCACAGCGGCGAGGAAGTACATCTCGGTGACGGCGTCCAACGTCAACTCGGCCGAGTCCCTGCagctcaagaagaaggccaagggcaaggagacGTCATTCGACcccaagaagcccaaggcGCTCACCATCTTCATGAGCGAGAAGTTCCCGCAGTGGCAGCAGGCGTACATCGACCTTCTCAAGGAGATGTGGAACCCCGAGACCAACTCGGTGGACGACAAGGCGCTCAACGGCAAGATCGCCAAGATGGgggagatgaagaaggcgatGCCGTTCGTGCAGGGTCTCAAGAGGCGTCTCCAGTTGGGCGAGCCGGCGAGTGCGGTGCTGGAGCGCAAGCTGGCGTTTGACGAGAAGGCGGTACTCGTGGACATGATTGACGGCCTCAAGCGCAGCGccaacctcgtcgaggtcaagatcattgcggtggaggagggcaGCAAGAAGGGTACGGACCTCGTCAGCGGGGCCGTGGAGGAGAACTTGCCGCCCAACGCCGAGGGTGCGGTGCCGGGAGCGCCCAACTTCCTGTTTGCCAATGTGGAGTCGTCATGAGGTGCAGCGGTAGATGGGCGTCATGGTCAAAATGGTGAAGTACCTAGTCCCAGGTGGTGGTAGCACTTGAATGTTCACACTGCATATCTAAGCATGGCAgacgagagaagaaaagaaaaaaggaagatGATGAGAGATAGACGTGAATGTTTACGAATTTTCGTTCAAGAAAAAAACACGAGGTTTTCGTCAGAACAGGTGACACAAGAAACAGGGCCGAGGCATGCATGCATTTCTCATGATGTGGTGCCGGACTTGGCGTGGAGAAGGCTTGGCCAGCGGTTCGGGGTTCTTTGCAAGCCTAGAGTCCATCGTTCTCCAGCAAAGAGGGTGGGTGTTGAAGATGGGATTCTTGCATGCCCAGTGGATCGAGGGGACATGGGGAACCTGCTCGGGGACAGCCGTCGCTCACTGCGGCCTGAAAACAAGGGTTTATGGGGTCATGGGAATCAAGGCATTAGATCCATTATGCCGGTATGCTTGACATGGGAGACGAGTTGAGTTGAGAGACCCGAGGAGCTATGTCCATACTTCGGACTCAGACTCGAAAGGTCTTGGGCCATGGCCTATTGCAGTATGACAGCACGTCGTACATCGATGAGGTGGTCCAAGTCTCTGGGCCTCCAAGTCTACATTACGAAGAAAGCGAATGGAGCGTTGGAACAACAAGAGGAGTGGTGGAATGCTAATTCGTGGAAGAAAGAGACGGTGTGGCTTTGAGAGAGGACGGTAGTTGTACAGATACTCATAGTGTAGAGAACTACGTATCGTGGTCTGGGCGGAGGTGGCTGGTGGGACATCTTGAAGCTCTGATTGGGTCTTATTATTGTGGAGACGGACGTGGAGGAGTGGCTGGGGGCGGCGATGCGGTGACGGATGCCAATTGCAGGGAAGGGAAACAGCAGGGCCGACGGCGATTGGTCGAAAAcgaaaagagggaaaaacCTGGCCGGGACCCCTGCCATTGCACCTTCCACTCTCAGTCTCTGTGGCCCTGGTCCCGGCCTCCCTCTTTTCCGCTTCTCCATGttaccaccaccaccacgacgacgacgctgaaTACGGACATACATCATTCACACCCTCTTCCAAGACCCGGAGCCGCCTCGTCTGGCCTAGCATGTCATGGTGTGATCCGTTAAAGGACGCGAGATCGCTTCAAGGCCCtcgagaggaggggggaatgggatgggatgggatgggatgccaTGCAATGGCCCGACCAATCCAGGCACAAGGGGAGAGCCGATGCAGCCGattttgcttcttctttttcctttcaATCCGTCTCcctgccagccagccagccgcctGCTTACACCTCTCGGTTGTTCGAGTTTCTTCTGCGAGCTAGTCGACCACCCACCGATCCCCCCCGGTCAGGTATGACGCAACTGAGCACAGCGTCGGGTATCGCCAGCTTGCTtccaaccccctccccttctgTGCTTTCCTTTCTGTCAGGTCAGGCCAGGCCTGGATCCCGCGGCCATTCAACAATACAGGTATCCGTACCACCATGGATTCTCTCTCTGTCGGCGGAGATGGCCAGCTTGCCTGATTTGGTCTTGTTTGCTTTGTCTTCCGCGTCGCCCTCCGTCACCCAACCACCACCCCCTGGCCCGAAATGACGAGATGCCCTCTTGCGCGAGGGTGCCGGTGCAGGTTTGCGGGAACCCGGCAGTCCAGCACCGTTGGCAAGCGTCACTCTTGAAATTGTCCGTCGGTCACTCTTGGAGGAGATTCCATCTGGCCAGGTACGGATGCCCAGTGCAGGATGTCTGCTTGTGCGGATGAGGCCAAAGATCTAGATCGTCGTTCCTGAGCTAGGAGCTCCGGCTCGTCCATGGATGCTCGTGGTTCTGGCGCGAACTCGTCGGGTATGGCGTCTGCCAGTGCCTGTGTCGTTGGGGATCATGCTGGTCTGCAATGGCCTCTGCCAatgagatgggatggcaGCAACATGAAACGGAAATTCAGGTGGTGGGGGAAAGCACCCGTCTGCTGCGGCGAGTCACCCACCTTTGGGCATAGAGGCATAGAGGCAGTGAGGTGGTGCTGAAGGCTGCAAGTGAGGCCATCCCCAGCCATTTCACTATGCGCGCATCCATCACATCAGAGATCACTGCGGACATCCCACCCAGCCTTCCTTGGAGACGTGGAGCCCCTCGCTCTCTTCTGCCGAGTACGTAGTTGTTGTTGTGTCTTCCGAAGAAACAGCCCGCCTAGTTCCCCACGTCGATCTTCCCTGTCTGACGAACAACAACCCTGTTCTGCCTCGTTGTTCGGCTGCTTCCACCACCCTTGCCCGCGGCCAGTCTAGATGCAGCGTCTAGCAGGACAGCCTGGACAGGCAAGCACTCAGCCAGCAAGCAAGCGAGAGGATATGATGCTGTGTTCTGGGCTGGCTTCGGTTCTGCAGGCCGTCAAAGCCTCCAAGGCCGCGTTTCCCTGCTTCACGAATCACCCAGGCCTGCCAATGTAGGAGAAGTCCACCTCACCACCCTTCTAGCCCTTCCCACCCCTGGCAACCCAAGCACCCTCCAAGCAACCAAACAACCAACCCTTCGCCTTCCAACCCCAGCGCCTTTGAGTGGTGtgccgtcaccgtcaccccCAGTCGAGATGATGTCGTGCAAAATCGCCATTCTTGGCACCGCTGCTGTCACCGACTCGCACAATGTGCGGCGTACCCAGCTCGTAGCCGTCCCTCTCGGGCTCTGCTGCCCGTCACGCAAACCCTCACTTGTCGTCTCGCAGTATATATCCTCATCCAGTCTCTCTTCCCAAACCAGTCGTCTCTTTTGATTTTCTGTATCACTCACTACTCACACAACCATCACCGCAAACAAATTTCCCACTCCCGCACTTCAGCAACTCAACCCAAGGCTTCCGAGCTAGATCAGTCGCTTCCTGTTCGACACTAACATCAACTCTTTGCATCTACAAAAGGCCTCGGCTCTTATATACCCAACCAAACCCAAACCACAAGTCAAAATGCGCTCTTTCGCCATCCTTTCTGCTGCTGGtctcgctgccgcccaggTCACCAGCATCGTCATCACCGATGGTATCACGGCGACCCTCACCCTCCCCGTCTTCCCCGAGCCCACCGACGCCACGAGCGACGCTGTTAGCACCGTCACCGCCACCGTCCCCGAGACCACCGTGACCGTCTCGCCCGAGCCCACGCCGTCCACCACCGTGACAGTTTCCGCGGGAACCAGCACCGTCTCGGCTGgcctcaccaccaccaccatcgtcgtcgttaGCGACCCTcccgtcaccatcaccacccccATCGTCATCCCCACCGCCTCCGAGTCTGACCCGGTCATCACTCTGCCTGTGATCACCGAGTCTACCTTTGACCcggccaccaccatcaccgccgtcgtcccccctcccctcaacAGTGAGTTTCTCTCTCATCTGCGTGAACATGAATGACCCAGCGACTAACACGACCCCCCCAGCCACCCTCGCGACTCTCACCCAGACTCACACCGCGTTCCCCAACGCTACCACTACCGGTCCCGTGGTCGTacccaccgccgccgccgacaagctcCAAGGCTCCATCGTCGGtctcatcgccgccggcgtcgccagcttcttcctcttttaAGGAACCTaacaacaacatcacgaCGGAACTACTACTATCAAGCTTAATGACAGCGAAGCGGACTTTTATATTTTATTTTTCAAACGCGAAGGGAACATGACAGACAATGGCTTTTCAGGAACATGTATGATGAAACACGGCTTGGAGCAGCCACGGCGTTGGATATTTTGCATACGATGATTAAGGACCTTAATCACGACACAGCATGAATGCTGCTACTTAATTCTTATAAATATGAATATTTTCGAACATCTTGCCTCTCTTCTCTTGATAGCGTATGTGATGTTTATCAATGTCATGTTCCGATTTCGTGATTCACAGAAAGGGTTTGCCAATTCAGGTCTGGAGCAAAATCTAGATCCTTCACATCCTCTGTCCCATGCATGGCCAACTTGACAAACATGGTGTCCGATTTTGCCCGTGGAGCAGAAACTGTGTGCCGTGAGCCGGGAAAATCAGCGCCGCGGCGCTTGTTGCCCCTGGAACAATGCTCTCGAGCCGAGTATCTGGCCACAAGTCGTGTTCTCACCAAGAGTTGTTTGCGAGAGCCCCTATTCTCTCTGCGACACATTCCAATCTCCCTCTCCCATCGCAcaaaggaaaagggggaaagggagggtGCTTCGACGGGAGGGACGTGACCCGGGTGCACCGTAGCACGGAAGCCTTGTATAACGTGGCGCGGGCACTGTCGCGCGTTGCCTCCCTCTTATCTCGGAAGGAAACCTTGCTCTTGTGTGGACTagggcggcgttgatgatTGCGCACCGTAGCAGGCGACTTGGGGTCCGTTGTCCTCccgggcgcgggcggcatctgttttgttttcttgACGCAGCCGCGCTTCGGACTCGGGCGGCGCAAATGTCTCATTTCCATCCGAGGGCGTTCAAGCGACGACGGGGATCTGAGCAGCGGTCTCTcccgcgagctcggcgtcgtcttcggggTCGTCCTTGGGGAGGTCGTCCTGTTCGCGCGGTTTGGTcagccgcggcggcgggggccgGGATTGAGATGTTGGTTGAGACATACCTTGTCAAAGATGACGCGGATCATGAGGCTGCAGCTGGGGCACACGGcgatgtcctcgtcgtcgcggaggTCGGCCAGGGCGATCTGGAACTTGTCGCCGCAGGGGCAGGGGTAGTGGTAGATCTGCATGTCCTCGTCGTAGGTCATGTCCTCGATCTCGATCTCGTCGTAGATGGAGATGTTGTCGTCGGACATTGTGAGCGGTTGGTTTCTCGGCGTGGTTTGTATAGGCAAGATCGTTCCGGTGGGTGTGGTTGTATGTTTGCTGCTGGGGCTGCGACGGTTGAGCTGGCGATGGAGTCACTGTTCGTGAGGGGATGGAGAGAcaaaaataaataaaaataaaacttggaaaaaaagaaaaagctCCTCCCACACTTTGCCCCGCGATGTGGCTGGTGGATTGTTGCCCCCAAGAGTTGAGCCACGTCAAGCCATAGCGGCCCGAGTGCATTGGAGCCTCAGGCAACGTCCAATGCCAAGGTACCTAATCACATGCCATCGGCTGCCGATTCACATGGGAACGGAGACCCAGGCGCCCATTTTCCGGGGTTCACCAATCAGATCCTCTTCATATATGGGGCCGTACGTTCTCCAGCGAGCACTCTGGGGAGCCGAGGGACAGCAGCGCTTTCCCCAGGTGCCCCAAGTCCCCTGCGCCGGCGGGTGCTAAACAAAGACCCGAGCCTAGTACCGTTTGTCTGCTGAAGGAGACCAAGACCACCACAAAGGCCGAAAGACTCGTCCGGAGGAACGTGTGACggccaccagcaccagcaccagccatggccgttggcgacatcctcttcccctttctcaccgacgacgccgatTCCTTCCAATAATTCCGCcccatcgccgcccgccgacgaAGCTCAGTCCAGGACGAATGCCCTGACGAACCCAATCCCTCCCTCCGAAGGACGCTGCCAGTGTGTGACGTAGCCGCggcatctcgtcgacgactcgcccacgaacgaacgaacttgacaacaacaacaacatcatcatcatcatcaaccatCCGCATCGAATCCCGATAACCGCAACATCCACAACATCCCTCTCTCCCCGGCCCCCGTGGGGCGCACGCATCGTCTACGATGGCCGTCCAATCCAAGGTCTCCCTCATCGGGATCCCTTCGAACCGCACCGTCCGCAACCTCGTCCTGCAGCTGACCCAGCTCTACCTCGCCAACCGCTCACGCATCTCCCGCGCCGTCTGGATcaccctcttcgtcgccctcgcgAATCGCATCCGCCATGCCATCTCGGAGCAAaaggccgcctcggcccgcgaggccgccgtccgtGAGTCCcgcgccaccgtcgccgtctcggacgaggacgtcaCCAAGAAGCGCAAAAAGGTCGAGCTGAACCGCGACTTCTTCCGCTCGCTCCTGCGCCTGATGAAGATTGTCATACCGGGGTGGAGGAGCAAGGAGGCCCGCCTACTGATCAGCCACTCGTTCTTCCTGGTCGTGAGGACGCTGATCAGCCTCAAGGTCGCCGCGAtggacggcgccatcgtcaagaGTCTCGTCAAGGGCAACGGCAGGGAGTTCCTGATGCACATTGTGTGGTGGATGCTGATCGCCATCCCCGCGACGTTTACGAATTCAATGGTGTGTGTCCCGTGGAGCCAAGGAAGGGTCTGGTCGAACTGGCACTGACAAAATCTCCCAACAGCTTTCCTATCACCAGGCAGAGCTGTCGCTCAAGTACCGGACACGGTTGACGCAGCACATCCACGACAAGTACCTCTCCAAGCTGACCTTCTACGGCATCTCTGCCCTCGATGACCGGATAAACAACCCTGACCAGTTGATCGCGGTCGACGTCGCAAAGTTCTCCAACAGCTTGGCTGAACTCTACAGCAACCTGGCGAAGCCGATTCTAGACATGGTATATCaaaccctcccctcctcccccacctgTACCTCCATTGTGCATCCGATTCCTAACCTTCTTCACAGACCATCTACACACATTCGCTATCTCGCAGCGTaggcggcgaaggcgtcgtGTCCAtggccctcctcgtccagctctCGGCCAACGTGATGCGCGCCTTGACGCCCCCGTTCGGCAAAtacgtcgccgacgaggcccgTCTCGAGGGCGAGTTCCGCTTCCAGCACTCGCGCCTCATCGACCACTCGGAGGAGGTCGCCCTCTACCACGGccacgaggccgagaaggacaCGCTTGACAAGGGCTACTTCACCCTCATCAAGCACGTCAACTACATCCTGCGCCGCCGCTTCTACCACGGCTTCATGGAGGACTTCGTCATCAAGTACTTCTggggcgccctcggcctgctgctctGCTCCGTGCCCGTTTTCGTCAAGATGCCCGGCCACATCTCCATGAACATGGGTGATCGCACCGAGAGCTTCGTCACGAACCGCCGCATGCTGCTGTCGGCCTCGGACGCCTTCGGCCGCATCATGTTCTCGTACCGCGAGATCATGGAGCTGGCAGGATA
Protein-coding regions in this window:
- a CDS encoding Leucyl-tRNA synthetase, whose amino-acid sequence is MANEAAKALEALQVSKTKELKGTEKRDFLISLEKKYQQKWAEEKIFEVDAPSTTEVPLHSITAEELRQQQPKWMGCMAFPYMNGRLHAGHLFSVSKVEFGAGVARMQGKRALFPMGWHATGMPIKAVADKLKNEVAMFGRDFEGYKEEVLVDEKPVEAKEAREDITKFSTKKSKANAKTIKAKYQFQIMEAMGIPRQEIHLFADASYWLDFFPPLAQEDLTSLGFRIDWRRSFITTEANPYFDAFVRWQMIRLKELNKIKFGKRYTIYSIKDGQPCMDHDRAEGEGVGAQEYTGLKMKVLEWAPKAGEALKSKLPADANVFLIPATLRPETMYGQNAVFVSPKITYGVFKASEKDYYIMTQRAARNMAYQGLFVQDGVVDQTADIDGSALIGTRVNAPFSIHKDGVRVLPMESILPTKGTGVVTSVPSDSPADWVMTMDLRKKAAYYGIEQEWAELEVVSIINTPSGDMIAKTLCEQLKIASPKDTVQLEKAKETAYSEGFYKGTMNIGEFKGEPVETAKPKVRQALIDQGLAFVYSEPERKVVSRSGDDCIVALMDQWYLDYGEESWKKTALDWVENADGKGLNTFSHETKNAFQGVLNWLNQWACARSYGLGSKLPWDPQFLVESLSDSTIYMAYYTIAPYLHKDIFGREKGTGDIGPEQMIDEVWDYVFCRRELDDKIVSESKISKETLESMRRSFEYFYPLDLRSSGKDLIGNHLTFFLYIHLAIFKPEYWPRGIRTNGHLMLNGEKMSKSTGNFMTLQDVARKFGADAARIGLADAGDTNGDSNFEEDVANQAILRLHTLRGTFYTTHRMGKHGLIVAEWCEDAVKNKSELRMGEWNFFDKVFNNEMNVIAKEAIQQYTDTSYKLALKAAFYDFNNALSFYRESSATAKMHHDLVLRYIELQSLLIAVIAPHWAESVWVEILGKPTSIQQATFPEIPETDAALTAARKYISVTASNVNSAESLQLKKKAKGKETSFDPKKPKALTIFMSEKFPQWQQAYIDLLKEMWNPETNSVDDKALNGKIAKMGEMKKAMPFVQGLKRRLQLGEPASAVLERKLAFDEKAVLVDMIDGLKRSANLVEVKIIAVEEGSKKGTDLVSGAVEENLPPNAEGAVPGAPNFLFANVESS
- a CDS encoding CSL zinc finger, with amino-acid sequence MSDDNISIYDEIEIEDMTYDEDMQIYHYPCPCGDKFQIALADLRDDEDIAVCPSCSLMIRVIFDKDDLPKDDPEDDAELAGETAAQIPVVA
- a CDS encoding ABC transporter transmembrane region 2, with the translated sequence MAVQSKVSLIGIPSNRTVRNLVLQLTQLYLANRSRISRAVWITLFVALANRIRHAISEQKAASAREAAVRESRATVAVSDEDVTKKRKKVELNRDFFRSLLRLMKIVIPGWRSKEARLLISHSFFLVVRTLISLKVAAMDGAIVKSLVKGNGREFLMHIVWWMLIAIPATFTNSMLSYHQAELSLKYRTRLTQHIHDKYLSKLTFYGISALDDRINNPDQLIAVDVAKFSNSLAELYSNLAKPILDMTIYTHSLSRSVGGEGVVSMALLVQLSANVMRALTPPFGKYVADEARLEGEFRFQHSRLIDHSEEVALYHGHEAEKDTLDKGYFTLIKHVNYILRRRFYHGFMEDFVIKYFWGALGLLLCSVPVFVKMPGHISMNMGDRTESFVTNRRMLLSASDAFGRIMFSYREIMELAGYTSRVDSLLEVMNDIRAGRFEKKLVSSSGTENNEAVLKGRGTVVESKDIKFIDVPIISPNGDVLVKALSFSLKQGDHLLVVGPNGCGKSSLFRILGGLWPVYGGTVHKPPFSDIFYIPQRPYLSRGSLRTQITYPDSLRQMRAKGVTDADLLSILSLLGLEHLPGLYDAGWDAEAEWRDVLSGGLQQRVAMARLFYHRPRYAILDECTSSVTLDTEKVMYDNAKALGITLMTVSHRRSLWKYHSRILQFDGQGNFVFTKLDADRRLKLEDEKEDLEVLLRQVPEIERRIAELTAA